DNA sequence from the Candidatus Planktophila sulfonica genome:
GAAGCCGCGATCAAACCTGTAGCTGCAACGAGTGCGCTGAGGCGAGTCACTTTCTTCATTCGTATAACTCCTGACGGGTTTAGGCCCCGGCAAAGGGGCTTCGTTGGAAGTAGTCGACCACCTTCGGGGGGCTAAATCAATGATTTGCATGTAACTGTTTGGTAACGAACAAATAACGACAAAAACACGCAATTTTCTTGACTTTCGGGGTGAGCTCCGCCTACGGTTGCGCCATGACTACCGCCTTCCATGCAGATGCCGAAATCGCCTCCCAGCCTCAAATCTGGCGCCAGGTAGCCGAATTCGCCCCAAGCGTCTTTAGCAAGCTCCCCAAGAAGGGCGAGCGCGTGGCGGTCGTCGGCTGCGGAAGCTCTTGGTTCATGTCGATGGCATATGCCTCATTACGTGAGGCTGCAGGCCATGGCGAGACCGATGTCTATGCCGGCTCTGAATTTAACTATGAGCGCAAGTACGACCGCATCGTCTCAATCTCTCGCTCTGGAACAACTACTGAAATTGTCGAACTCCTTGGCAAGGTAAAGACTCCTTCTGTCATTCTGACAGCGATTCATAACTCCCCTGTTGAAGATCGCGCAACAGAGACAATCATTATGGATTTCGCTGATGAACAATCAGTTCTACAAACTCGTTGGGCAACTGCGGCCCTTGGTCTGCTCCGTGCTCACCTTGGCTTTGATCTCAACTCAATCGTCAAAGATGCTGAAGAAGCACTTGCAAGCGATATCTCTGATCTCGTTGAAGTTGAACAGATCAGCTTCCTTGGTCGCGGTTGGACAATCGGCCTCGCACACGAAGCAGCGCTGAAGACTCGCGAATCTTCACAGTTCTGGGCTGAGGCATACCCAGCACTTGATTACCGCCACGGTCCTCTATCGATTTCACAACCAGGGCGCGCTGTCTGGGCATTTGGCGATATTCCTGCTGACTTGGTGCGCGATATCAAATCAACCGGTGCACTCTTTGAATCAAGCAAGCTCGACCCAATGGCTCATCTCATCCGTGCTCAGCGTGTAGCAATCGCTATTGCGAAGAAGCGTGGCGTAGATGCTGATAATCCACGCGGTCTAGCACGCTCCATCATTCTCGATAAGTAATTACACTCATCTCTGTGAGCTATGTAGTCGCAGTAGATGTAGGCGGAACCGAGATCAAGAGTGCTCTTGTCGACTCTGATTTCAACGTTATCGCCACAATAACTGCGCCTACTCCTAAAGCAGATTCCACTGGCGCAGAAACAGTCAAAGCAATTGCTGCAATCGTTGCCGAATTCGGTGCGGCACAAAAGGTTGAAGCAGTGGGATTAGCAGTACCTGGCGCTCTCGATGAGCCTGCTGGAACATCTCGTTGGTCCGGCAATCTGCAGTGGAAGAACCTTCCTATTCGCGATCTACTGCACACAGCAATCAATATTCCTGTCGCTTTTGGCCACGATGTACGCACGGCAGCAGTTGCTGAACTTCGCAGCGGCGCCGCACAAGGTGCGCGCAATGCAATCTTTATTCCTGTTGGAACCGGTATCGCTGCAGCGCTAATTATCGATGGAGAGATTCGTTCTGCTGAAGGTTACGCCGGCGAAATCGGCCACGTAAACGTCAATGGTAAATATCCATGCGTTTGTGGCAAGACCGGATGTTTAGAAGCTGCATCATCAACACTTGCAATTAGTAAAGCCTACGAAGCTCAATCAGGAAAAACTGGAACAACAACAGAAGAGATTTTCAAGCTTGTTATCGCAGGCGATGCTGTAGCAACAAACGTTTGGAGCGATGCAACAGCTGCAATGGCTCGTGCTTGCGAATCGCTGATCACAATTCTTGCACCTGAAGTAATCGTCTTCGGTGGCGGACTTTCCAATGCAGGTGAAACATTCCTCAAACCAATTAGAGATTACCTCGATGCATCACTTACCTTCCAACGTAAGCCACGTCTTGAGATTGCACATTACGGATCTAAGGCTGGAACAATTGGTTGTGCCATGTTGGCATTTGATCTCGTGAAGGCGGGTAAGTAATGCATATTCACGGCTCATCTGCAGTTGTCGATGGAAAGTTGCAAGAAAAGGTCTGCATTAAAGCTGCAGACGGTGTCATCACCACAATCACTCTTAACTGCGCGGAAACTCCCGATTCAAACCACACCGGAACGCTAATTCCTGGCTTTGTTGATATTCACTCTCATGGCGGCGCTGGTTTCTACTTCTCTGATCTCTCCCCTGAAAATGTTGCCGCTGCTCGCAATGTTCACTTAACGCACGGAACAACTACTCATATTGCATCCCTCGTCACCGAACCTGTCGGGGTTCTCGAAGAGCAGATTCTGCGCTTAGTTCCGATGGTCAATGCTGGCGTCTTTGAAGGAATCCACCTCGAGGGTCCATATCTTTCACATGCGCGCTGCGGTGCACACGAACCATCTTTATTGCGCTCACCAAAGATCGATGAACTCTCAGCTCTTCTCGATGCCGGTCAAGGTGCAATCTCAATGATGACCCTTGCCCCTGAACTCGATGGCGGCATTGAAGCGATTGAGTATCTGACTTCTCGTGGAGTCACGGTGGCACTTGGCCATTCACAGGCAGATGCGGCAACTACAAAAGCTGCATTTGCAGCAGGTGCAAAGCTGATTACCCACTTCAGCAATGGAATGCCTAAGCCAACAGCCGGTGGCACAACAATCGCTGAGGCTTCACTTGCCGAGAAGAGAATCCCACTTGAAATGATTCTCGATGGAATCCACGTATCTGAAGAGATTCTCAAAGAGGTTCTTGCATCGGGCGATAAGCGAACCATCTTGATTACAGATTCCATGTCGGCAGCAGGTGGCGC
Encoded proteins:
- a CDS encoding N-acetylglucosamine-6-phosphate deacetylase, whose amino-acid sequence is MHIHGSSAVVDGKLQEKVCIKAADGVITTITLNCAETPDSNHTGTLIPGFVDIHSHGGAGFYFSDLSPENVAAARNVHLTHGTTTHIASLVTEPVGVLEEQILRLVPMVNAGVFEGIHLEGPYLSHARCGAHEPSLLRSPKIDELSALLDAGQGAISMMTLAPELDGGIEAIEYLTSRGVTVALGHSQADAATTKAAFAAGAKLITHFSNGMPKPTAGGTTIAEASLAEKRIPLEMILDGIHVSEEILKEVLASGDKRTILITDSMSAAGGADGSYSIGSLEVVVVDGVARLTSNHSLAGSTLTMNRAFINLLAANNNIADCVFAASTLPAKTLGLHAVGEIAVGKKAHILEYKTSEISVVAS
- a CDS encoding ROK family protein, which gives rise to MSYVVAVDVGGTEIKSALVDSDFNVIATITAPTPKADSTGAETVKAIAAIVAEFGAAQKVEAVGLAVPGALDEPAGTSRWSGNLQWKNLPIRDLLHTAINIPVAFGHDVRTAAVAELRSGAAQGARNAIFIPVGTGIAAALIIDGEIRSAEGYAGEIGHVNVNGKYPCVCGKTGCLEAASSTLAISKAYEAQSGKTGTTTEEIFKLVIAGDAVATNVWSDATAAMARACESLITILAPEVIVFGGGLSNAGETFLKPIRDYLDASLTFQRKPRLEIAHYGSKAGTIGCAMLAFDLVKAGK
- a CDS encoding SIS domain-containing protein gives rise to the protein MTTAFHADAEIASQPQIWRQVAEFAPSVFSKLPKKGERVAVVGCGSSWFMSMAYASLREAAGHGETDVYAGSEFNYERKYDRIVSISRSGTTTEIVELLGKVKTPSVILTAIHNSPVEDRATETIIMDFADEQSVLQTRWATAALGLLRAHLGFDLNSIVKDAEEALASDISDLVEVEQISFLGRGWTIGLAHEAALKTRESSQFWAEAYPALDYRHGPLSISQPGRAVWAFGDIPADLVRDIKSTGALFESSKLDPMAHLIRAQRVAIAIAKKRGVDADNPRGLARSIILDK